A single Pseudoalteromonas phenolica DNA region contains:
- the cyaY gene encoding iron donor protein CyaY yields MTDHEYHELADALMLTIEEQIDDCDVDLDYESQSGILEIIFPDKSKIIINKQAPLHQVWVATKFNGHHFELQGEQWIDNRSGAEFWQFMSEAATKQAGAPIEWQHD; encoded by the coding sequence ATGACCGATCATGAATACCACGAACTTGCCGACGCGTTAATGTTAACCATTGAAGAGCAAATTGATGACTGTGATGTTGATTTAGACTATGAGTCTCAATCGGGCATTTTAGAGATCATCTTCCCTGATAAGAGTAAAATCATCATCAACAAACAAGCACCGCTTCATCAAGTATGGGTTGCAACTAAGTTCAATGGTCACCATTTTGAGCTACAAGGCGAACAGTGGATCGACAACCGCTCGGGTGCAGAGTTCTGGCAATTTATGAGCGAAGCGGCGACTAAGCAAGCTGGCGCACCTATTGAGTGGCAGCACGACTAA
- a CDS encoding alpha/beta hydrolase: MLEFVEYPAQSTHKASIIWLHGLGDSGNGFLPIAPELGLPAELGVRFIFPHAPEQPVTINGGMVMRAWYDIKSFDLDKRADETGVRDSSAQVEALIQAELDKGIPADKIILAGFSQGGVIALHLAPRLKQKLAGVMALSTYMCAPQKLADEAMQAELDIFMAHGSQDPVVPMMAGRQAFDTLTTQGYSVSWQDYPMAHQVCAEELTAIRTWLLEKLA, from the coding sequence ATGCTTGAATTTGTAGAATACCCAGCACAAAGCACGCATAAAGCGTCGATCATTTGGTTACATGGCCTTGGCGATTCAGGTAACGGCTTCTTACCGATAGCCCCAGAGCTTGGCTTACCTGCAGAACTTGGCGTACGTTTTATTTTTCCTCACGCGCCAGAGCAACCGGTCACCATAAATGGTGGCATGGTGATGCGCGCATGGTATGACATCAAGTCTTTTGATCTAGATAAAAGAGCCGATGAAACAGGTGTGAGAGACTCTTCTGCTCAAGTTGAAGCTTTAATTCAAGCTGAGTTAGACAAAGGTATACCTGCCGATAAAATCATCTTGGCTGGTTTCTCTCAAGGTGGGGTGATAGCCTTGCATTTAGCACCGCGTCTTAAGCAAAAGCTAGCCGGTGTGATGGCGTTATCGACTTACATGTGTGCGCCGCAAAAGCTGGCAGACGAGGCAATGCAAGCTGAACTAGATATTTTCATGGCGCATGGCTCGCAAGATCCAGTCGTGCCTATGATGGCGGGTCGCCAAGCATTTGATACGCTGACTACACAAGGTTACTCGGTATCATGGCAAGATTACCCAATGGCACATCAGGTATGTGCTGAAGAGCTAACCGCAATTCGCACTTGGTTGCTTGAAAAACTGGCTTAA
- a CDS encoding DUF2914 domain-containing protein, producing the protein MSQKIVIKTSVSKAPAQPQAVHYQWHWRRIFMAASMLMLTAVAIVYGLMNSVNADEVQNIEMVEPNTVVISEPALVTDTTKQELDNEVVVISEPETEVIAEEAMAPVQTAAAEPELKEPEQNAATVDSQAGVEATSEVLTEQTDTVQTLDSESELAQVTDEISVEKETVETATTSLEIEQDEETSSTQFSDNAKVTSVALGAQIDVQFISRAVLTTGISEREPVDVLKESIEQTEFQEKLFFFTEVRKLKGQTVSHLWFHQDQLMAEISLTISADRYRTYSSKNIMPSQTGQWRVEAVTEQGELLAQKTFRIIPSAL; encoded by the coding sequence ATGTCACAGAAGATTGTCATAAAAACCAGTGTGAGTAAGGCACCTGCCCAGCCGCAAGCTGTGCATTATCAGTGGCATTGGCGACGCATTTTTATGGCAGCAAGCATGTTAATGCTGACCGCTGTGGCTATCGTGTATGGCTTAATGAATTCAGTAAACGCTGATGAAGTGCAAAATATTGAAATGGTTGAGCCAAACACAGTCGTTATTTCAGAACCAGCACTTGTTACAGATACAACAAAGCAAGAGTTAGATAACGAGGTTGTGGTTATCTCTGAGCCAGAAACCGAGGTGATTGCCGAAGAAGCTATGGCTCCAGTGCAAACTGCTGCAGCAGAGCCTGAGCTAAAAGAACCAGAGCAAAACGCCGCGACTGTTGACAGTCAAGCTGGTGTGGAAGCAACCAGTGAAGTTTTAACTGAGCAAACAGACACAGTGCAAACCCTTGATAGCGAGTCTGAGCTTGCGCAAGTGACTGATGAAATCAGCGTTGAGAAAGAAACTGTTGAGACGGCAACTACTTCACTTGAGATTGAGCAAGATGAAGAAACGTCATCAACACAGTTTTCAGACAACGCGAAAGTGACTTCAGTGGCGTTAGGTGCACAAATAGATGTGCAATTTATTAGCCGTGCTGTACTGACTACAGGCATCAGTGAGCGTGAGCCAGTTGATGTTTTGAAAGAATCGATTGAGCAAACTGAGTTTCAAGAAAAACTATTTTTCTTCACAGAGGTGCGCAAGCTAAAGGGTCAAACTGTTAGTCATTTATGGTTTCATCAAGATCAGTTAATGGCAGAAATTTCATTGACGATCAGCGCAGACCGCTACCGTACTTATTCAAGCAAAAACATCATGCCAAGCCAAACAGGTCAATGGCGTGTTGAAGCCGTAACAGAGCAAGGCGAGTTACTGGCACAAAAAACTTTTCGAATTATTCCATCGGCGCTTTAA
- the hemC gene encoding hydroxymethylbilane synthase, which produces MTEQANILRIATRKSALALWQAEFVKAELERFHSDLTVELVPMSTQGDIILDTPLAKIGGKGLFVKELEQAMLDGRADIAVHSMKDVPVEFPEGLELNTICEREDPRDAFVSNKYKSLDELPQGAVVGTSSLRRQCQVRALRPDLDIRDLRGNVNTRLAKLDNGDYDAIILAAAGLLRLEMPERIADFIEPETSLPANGQGAVGIECRSDDERVKALLAPLEHTETRIRVLAERAMNRRLEGGCQVPIGAYALVNGEQVHIRGLVGAVDGSEILRDEVSGSVENAEQLGVQLAEQLLAQGADKILAEVYRDA; this is translated from the coding sequence ATGACAGAACAAGCAAATATTTTACGTATCGCAACCCGCAAAAGCGCACTGGCATTGTGGCAGGCAGAATTTGTGAAAGCCGAACTTGAGCGTTTTCACTCTGACCTTACCGTTGAGCTGGTGCCAATGTCGACGCAGGGTGACATTATTCTAGATACGCCACTGGCAAAAATCGGTGGTAAAGGGTTATTCGTAAAAGAGCTTGAACAAGCCATGTTAGATGGCCGCGCCGATATCGCGGTGCACTCAATGAAAGATGTGCCGGTTGAATTCCCTGAAGGGTTAGAACTTAACACCATTTGTGAGCGTGAAGATCCGCGCGATGCGTTTGTATCAAACAAATACAAAAGCTTAGATGAGCTGCCGCAAGGCGCAGTAGTCGGTACTTCGAGTCTACGTCGTCAGTGTCAAGTACGTGCATTACGGCCAGACTTAGACATTCGCGATTTACGAGGTAATGTAAATACCCGTTTAGCTAAGCTAGATAATGGCGATTACGATGCGATTATTTTGGCAGCAGCAGGCCTGCTTCGTTTAGAAATGCCAGAGCGCATTGCTGACTTCATCGAGCCAGAAACATCATTACCAGCCAATGGTCAAGGTGCAGTAGGCATCGAATGCCGCAGTGATGACGAGCGAGTAAAAGCATTGCTTGCGCCGTTAGAGCACACTGAAACACGTATTCGTGTACTTGCAGAGCGTGCCATGAACCGTCGTTTAGAAGGCGGTTGTCAGGTGCCGATCGGTGCTTATGCACTAGTAAATGGGGAGCAAGTTCATATTCGCGGTCTTGTTGGAGCAGTTGATGGCTCTGAAATTTTACGCGATGAAGTGTCAGGTTCAGTCGAGAATGCTGAGCAGTTAGGCGTTCAGCTTGCCGAGCAGTTGTTAGCGCAAGGTGCTGACAAGATTCTAGCTGAAGTATATAGAGACGCGTAA
- a CDS encoding uroporphyrinogen-III C-methyltransferase yields the protein MTKIAITRPSGKGEQLKAQLEQHQIAYLHTPVLSLTSITLDAQQLAPLDNADVIIFISQDAVQSLAEQYPTLPAHAKLFAVGEQTAQAIETHFSRKADFPHQQDSEGLLALKALQDLDAKQCVLVKGKGGRTLIATTCKSRGAILNQCVVYERAALEETADGWLDHWREQQITAIVLSSNAAIDAVFNTQSEQHLDWLKQRDFYLVSQRSCDYLQQEYQIAETQVYLADGASDDAVFSCIKSSQKQQVSTMSEEQKQPTAVSEKPSVPETKPMKQKISKVGVLALLIATATGVMTTGLIVHGQQISDKTYAALDALKTENSALKSELKQSQQNLAALQSEQSRLSKAVNQSLSSQAAQLQESFAAQLDSKLRQADQQLSGAAINEAVYLHRLAVFKVAAEQDYQGGAAVLKRVHDVLLAQSNNTEVLKALADDIALLNAQPQPAVESIYLELHGLLNQVDTLPLVTLQLPETRQQAPAELSTEVSDWQTNLKRTWQGLVDDFIKIRERDVTVIDPLLDAQEQQLLKAQLRGYLSQAQTALMDKQASVFFTALKQAQQHLEAYFAADKAEVKAMQSALIELQQQPLQFSRPMQLSSEQELKSWLAEEVAP from the coding sequence ATGACAAAGATTGCAATCACACGGCCAAGTGGTAAAGGTGAGCAGCTTAAGGCGCAACTCGAGCAGCATCAGATTGCATATCTTCATACCCCAGTGTTATCGCTTACCTCGATAACACTGGACGCCCAGCAGCTTGCGCCACTCGATAATGCCGATGTCATTATTTTCATTTCTCAAGATGCCGTGCAATCTCTTGCAGAGCAATATCCTACTTTACCAGCCCATGCCAAACTATTTGCTGTGGGTGAGCAAACCGCACAGGCCATAGAAACACATTTTTCTCGCAAAGCAGATTTCCCACACCAACAAGATTCCGAAGGCTTACTGGCCTTAAAAGCATTACAAGATTTAGATGCAAAACAATGCGTGCTTGTCAAAGGAAAAGGTGGTCGCACGCTAATAGCAACAACCTGTAAATCACGCGGTGCTATTCTAAATCAATGTGTTGTATATGAACGTGCAGCGTTAGAAGAAACCGCTGATGGCTGGTTAGACCACTGGCGTGAACAACAGATAACCGCTATAGTGCTGAGCAGTAATGCTGCGATTGATGCTGTTTTTAACACACAATCAGAACAACATTTAGACTGGTTAAAGCAACGAGATTTTTATCTTGTCAGTCAACGTAGCTGTGATTATTTACAACAAGAGTACCAAATTGCTGAGACGCAGGTATACCTTGCCGACGGTGCCAGTGATGATGCCGTGTTCAGTTGCATTAAGTCGTCTCAAAAACAGCAGGTAAGCACTATGAGTGAAGAACAAAAACAACCAACCGCTGTGAGTGAAAAACCGAGCGTGCCAGAGACCAAACCGATGAAGCAAAAGATCAGTAAAGTAGGCGTATTAGCCTTGTTGATAGCAACGGCAACGGGTGTCATGACAACCGGTTTAATCGTCCATGGACAGCAGATCAGCGACAAAACCTATGCAGCGCTAGATGCTTTAAAAACTGAAAATAGCGCCTTAAAAAGTGAACTCAAACAGTCACAACAGAATTTAGCAGCTCTGCAAAGTGAGCAATCACGCTTGTCAAAAGCGGTGAACCAGTCTTTGTCATCGCAAGCAGCGCAATTACAAGAGAGCTTTGCAGCACAGTTAGACAGCAAGTTACGCCAAGCGGATCAACAGCTCAGTGGCGCAGCAATTAATGAAGCGGTTTACTTGCATCGTCTAGCGGTTTTTAAAGTGGCCGCAGAGCAAGACTACCAAGGCGGTGCCGCGGTATTAAAGCGTGTACATGATGTGTTGTTGGCACAGAGCAACAATACTGAGGTGTTAAAGGCACTGGCAGATGATATTGCATTACTCAACGCGCAGCCACAACCTGCGGTGGAAAGTATTTATTTAGAATTACATGGCTTATTGAATCAGGTTGATACACTACCATTAGTCACTTTGCAGTTACCTGAGACGCGTCAGCAGGCACCAGCTGAACTATCTACAGAGGTTAGCGATTGGCAAACCAATCTGAAGAGAACATGGCAAGGGCTGGTGGATGACTTTATTAAGATCCGCGAACGTGATGTGACCGTGATAGATCCGCTACTGGATGCCCAAGAGCAGCAACTATTAAAAGCACAACTACGCGGCTATTTATCACAAGCACAAACAGCGCTAATGGATAAACAAGCCAGCGTATTCTTCACCGCATTAAAACAAGCACAGCAACATCTTGAGGCTTACTTCGCAGCTGATAAGGCTGAAGTTAAAGCAATGCAATCCGCATTGATTGAGTTACAACAACAGCCGCTTCAGTTTAGTCGACCAATGCAGTTAAGCTCTGAACAAGAATTGAAGAGCTGGTTAGCCGAAGAGGTTGCGCCATGA
- a CDS encoding heme biosynthesis HemY N-terminal domain-containing protein: MIRAILAFALVAAALAAGHLLIDEKGYVLIAFNNTTIEGTIVAFVIMFVLSFIALWLVLKLLKTLLRMYGKTTGFWRGKKALKAQQVWQQGLWASINDDSAVVQSTFNKGQAPEEWQDAQQALLAKAALQQGDKAQALAHLQNISDAAQSKVPKLWLDANQNEQALALLDAPMAEKKPTQAAVSSYLAGLLQAEKHAELATAINQHYKRLDWTQAQWQAFMARWFTANAEQAIGQFEQLPKALKVQSEALYMQSQASAGQWQNLLPTLQKWLKKGQYQAFADVVVHAKNPDVKLRTSLQDALKKHPEQPQLLFAMGCLANAAGEYELAAKVFDNCQLTELDKAHLKPVLNSYEQTQQFQKAYLLLAAK, translated from the coding sequence ATGATAAGAGCAATTTTAGCATTTGCCCTTGTCGCTGCAGCATTGGCTGCAGGTCATCTATTAATAGATGAGAAAGGCTATGTGCTTATCGCATTTAATAACACCACAATCGAAGGCACAATCGTCGCCTTTGTGATCATGTTTGTACTTAGCTTTATTGCGTTGTGGCTAGTGCTTAAATTATTAAAAACATTGTTACGCATGTACGGCAAAACCACGGGTTTTTGGCGTGGTAAAAAAGCACTTAAAGCACAGCAAGTGTGGCAGCAAGGTTTATGGGCAAGCATCAATGATGATTCGGCAGTGGTGCAAAGTACGTTTAATAAAGGACAAGCACCTGAAGAGTGGCAAGACGCGCAGCAAGCCTTACTGGCAAAAGCTGCATTACAGCAAGGCGATAAAGCACAGGCACTGGCGCATTTACAAAACATCAGTGATGCTGCGCAGAGCAAGGTGCCTAAACTTTGGTTGGATGCCAATCAGAACGAGCAGGCTTTGGCTTTGTTAGATGCGCCAATGGCAGAGAAAAAACCAACGCAGGCTGCAGTGAGTAGTTATTTGGCTGGGTTACTACAGGCTGAAAAACACGCTGAATTAGCGACGGCGATTAATCAGCATTACAAGCGCTTAGATTGGACTCAAGCACAGTGGCAAGCATTTATGGCGCGTTGGTTTACTGCGAACGCTGAGCAGGCGATTGGCCAATTTGAACAACTTCCTAAAGCATTAAAAGTGCAAAGCGAAGCACTTTACATGCAGTCGCAAGCCAGTGCCGGTCAATGGCAAAACTTACTGCCGACACTACAAAAATGGCTAAAGAAAGGTCAGTATCAAGCCTTTGCTGATGTGGTTGTGCATGCCAAAAACCCTGATGTTAAATTGCGTACATCACTGCAAGATGCGTTGAAAAAACATCCAGAGCAACCTCAATTGTTATTTGCCATGGGTTGTCTAGCCAACGCGGCTGGTGAGTATGAATTGGCTGCGAAAGTATTCGACAATTGTCAGCTAACAGAGCTCGATAAAGCCCATTTAAAACCGGTTTTAAACAGTTATGAGCAAACCCAGCAGTTCCAAAAAGCTTATTTATTATTGGCCGCAAAATAA